From one Variovorax sp. PBL-H6 genomic stretch:
- a CDS encoding DegQ family serine endoprotease, which yields MMFRTERNRIRSFLLAGAFMLASGAALLPVTPASAQAQARALPDFTDLVDQVGPAVVNIRTVEKVTQRGGSGEMDEEMQEFFRRFFGQPMPNIPRQGPRPNRPQAPQEEERPRGVGSGFILTPDGFVMTNAHVVDGASEVVVTLVDKREFKAKIIGADKRTDVAVVKIDATGLPAVKVGDISKLRVGEWVMAIGSPFGLENTVTAGIVSAKQRDTGDYLPFIQTDVAINPGNSGGPLINMRGEVVGINSQIYSRSGGFMGISFSIPIDEAIRVSDQLRANGRVSRGRIGVQIDQVTKDVAESIGLGKAQGALVRGVESGSPGEKAGIEPGDIITRFDGKAIEKPSDLPRLVGNTKPGTKSTVTVFRRGDSRDLSVSIAEIEPDKPAQTSEREEQPASKPSASAAAKSLGLAVSDLTGAQKKELKIKGGVKVESATEAATRAGLREGDIVLAVNNIEVANTKEFESALVKADKSKPVSVLFRRGDWAQFALIRPSR from the coding sequence ATGATGTTCAGAACCGAGAGGAACAGGATCCGCTCATTCCTGCTGGCCGGCGCATTCATGCTCGCCTCAGGCGCTGCGCTGCTGCCGGTCACGCCTGCCAGTGCGCAGGCCCAGGCGCGCGCACTGCCCGACTTCACGGATCTGGTCGATCAGGTCGGCCCAGCGGTGGTGAATATCCGGACTGTCGAGAAGGTAACGCAGCGCGGTGGCAGCGGCGAAATGGACGAGGAGATGCAGGAGTTCTTCCGCCGCTTTTTCGGCCAGCCCATGCCCAACATTCCGCGGCAGGGACCGCGCCCGAATCGCCCGCAAGCGCCGCAGGAAGAGGAGCGTCCGCGGGGTGTCGGGTCCGGTTTCATCCTGACGCCCGACGGCTTCGTGATGACCAACGCCCATGTGGTCGACGGCGCATCCGAGGTCGTGGTGACACTTGTCGACAAGCGCGAATTCAAGGCCAAGATCATCGGGGCCGACAAGCGCACCGATGTTGCCGTCGTAAAGATCGATGCCACCGGGCTCCCGGCCGTCAAGGTCGGCGACATCTCCAAGCTGCGCGTGGGCGAATGGGTGATGGCCATCGGGTCGCCATTTGGCCTCGAGAACACCGTCACCGCTGGCATCGTGAGTGCAAAGCAGCGTGACACCGGCGACTACCTGCCGTTCATCCAGACCGACGTCGCAATCAACCCGGGCAATTCTGGAGGCCCTTTGATCAACATGCGCGGCGAGGTGGTCGGAATCAACAGCCAGATCTATTCGCGCTCAGGCGGCTTCATGGGCATCTCTTTCTCGATTCCGATTGACGAGGCGATTCGCGTGAGCGACCAATTGCGCGCGAACGGCCGGGTTTCGCGCGGGCGCATTGGTGTCCAGATCGACCAGGTCACGAAGGACGTGGCCGAATCCATCGGCCTGGGCAAGGCGCAGGGTGCGTTGGTGCGCGGGGTCGAGTCAGGCTCGCCGGGCGAGAAGGCCGGCATCGAGCCCGGAGACATCATCACCCGCTTTGATGGCAAGGCGATCGAGAAGCCCAGCGATTTGCCGCGCCTGGTCGGCAATACCAAGCCCGGCACCAAGAGCACGGTGACGGTATTCCGCCGCGGCGATTCGCGCGACCTGAGCGTGAGCATTGCCGAGATCGAGCCAGACAAGCCGGCGCAGACGTCCGAGCGCGAGGAGCAGCCGGCCAGCAAGCCCTCAGCCTCGGCCGCCGCCAAATCGCTGGGTCTTGCGGTGAGCGACCTTACCGGGGCGCAAAAGAAAGAGCTCAAAATCAAGGGTGGCGTGAAGGTCGAGTCGGCTACCGAGGCAGCGACCCGCGCCGGCCTGCGCGAGGGGGACATCGTCTTGGCCGTCAACAACATCGAGGTCGCCAACACGAAGGAGTTCGAGTCCGCGCTGGTAAAGGCTGACAAGAGCAAGCCAGTGAGCGTACTTTTCCGCCGCGGGGACTGGGCGCAGTTCGCCCTGATCCGTCCTTCACGCTGA
- a CDS encoding MucB/RseB C-terminal domain-containing protein, with translation MTVPMPMSARGAVVLVAVLCVAPFAAAQSKVPSPSAKGTISAAGSETPALSVVEWLQRMHTASRQRSYAGTFVVSAAGGNLSSARIWHVCEGDFQFERVEVLSGPPRSTFRRNDHVMTFLPETKIVKSEKRENLELFPNLLGAPDSALGNYYGARVVGKDRVAGFDTDVVQLEPRDGLRFGYRIWSERRSGLVVKLQTLDGENRVIEQSAFSELQLDAPVKAQALAHMMASTAGYKIEKSELERSTPLKEGWALRTPIAGFKPVSCYRRAMGAATGGEQGHTMQWIFSDGLATVSLFVEPYDPTRQAREVLLALGATYTLTRKLTNKDGDWWLTVVGEVPPQTLDGFAQSLVRAR, from the coding sequence ATGACTGTTCCGATGCCGATGTCCGCGCGAGGCGCGGTGGTCCTGGTTGCGGTGCTGTGCGTAGCGCCGTTCGCCGCAGCCCAGAGCAAGGTGCCCTCGCCCTCGGCGAAAGGAACGATCAGTGCGGCGGGCAGCGAGACGCCGGCCCTGAGCGTGGTCGAATGGCTGCAGCGCATGCATACGGCATCTCGCCAGCGCTCCTATGCGGGGACCTTCGTCGTTTCGGCCGCTGGCGGAAATTTGTCGAGTGCTCGCATCTGGCACGTCTGCGAAGGCGACTTCCAGTTCGAGCGCGTCGAGGTGCTGTCAGGTCCCCCGCGCTCCACCTTCAGGCGCAACGACCACGTGATGACCTTCCTGCCCGAGACAAAAATCGTCAAGAGCGAGAAGCGCGAGAACCTGGAACTCTTCCCGAATCTCCTCGGTGCGCCCGACTCCGCGCTCGGCAACTACTATGGTGCGCGCGTGGTGGGCAAGGATCGTGTCGCGGGCTTCGATACCGATGTTGTGCAGCTGGAACCGCGCGATGGCCTGCGTTTCGGCTATCGCATCTGGAGCGAGCGGCGCTCGGGCCTGGTCGTGAAGTTGCAGACCCTCGATGGTGAGAACCGAGTGATCGAACAGTCTGCTTTCTCCGAACTACAGCTCGACGCACCGGTCAAAGCGCAGGCATTGGCGCACATGATGGCCAGCACCGCAGGCTACAAGATAGAAAAATCCGAGCTCGAGCGCAGCACGCCTCTCAAGGAGGGTTGGGCCTTGCGGACCCCCATCGCCGGGTTCAAGCCTGTCAGTTGCTATAGGCGCGCGATGGGTGCGGCCACGGGTGGCGAGCAGGGGCACACGATGCAGTGGATATTCTCCGATGGCTTGGCCACGGTCTCGCTCTTCGTGGAGCCTTACGACCCCACACGCCAGGCTCGGGAAGTCCTGCTCGCACTGGGCGCGACCTACACGTTGACGCGCAAGCTAACCAACAAGGATGGCGATTGGTGGCTGACGGTGGTGGGCGAGGTGCCGCCGCAAACACTTGATGGGTTCGCCCAGAGTCTTGTGCGCGCGCGTTGA
- a CDS encoding sigma-E factor negative regulatory protein translates to MKHTTTVNEQVSALADGHLRDDEFAHVMDEVCGRDDLRATWHAYHVVGDVLRSGAQTACSDSSQFLSRLQQRLAAEPSIPVLPPDLATMPVLRRAEAANEPVFRWKLVAGAASLAAAAAISWNWIGGAGPQPAAQLAQQQLQQQQASVLAANGSAPLGASVLTPMRVVVGNGHPQVMLRDPRLDQLLEAHRQVGGASQMPSGFLRNATFDGPSR, encoded by the coding sequence ATGAAGCACACAACGACTGTCAATGAGCAGGTTTCCGCACTCGCCGATGGGCATTTGCGGGATGACGAGTTTGCCCACGTGATGGACGAGGTTTGCGGCAGGGACGATTTGCGTGCAACCTGGCATGCCTACCATGTCGTGGGGGATGTGCTGCGGTCCGGCGCCCAGACTGCTTGCAGCGACAGCTCGCAGTTCCTCTCTCGACTCCAGCAACGCCTTGCAGCGGAGCCGTCCATTCCGGTGCTTCCGCCGGATCTCGCGACAATGCCCGTGCTGCGTCGCGCTGAAGCGGCCAACGAACCGGTGTTCCGATGGAAACTCGTGGCCGGTGCGGCATCGCTCGCAGCTGCGGCCGCCATCAGCTGGAACTGGATCGGCGGCGCCGGTCCTCAGCCAGCGGCACAATTGGCCCAGCAGCAACTGCAACAGCAGCAGGCTTCGGTGCTAGCCGCCAATGGGTCCGCGCCGCTGGGCGCATCCGTGCTGACGCCGATGCGGGTCGTGGTGGGAAATGGCCATCCGCAAGTGATGCTGCGCGATCCGCGCCTGGACCAGTTACTTGAAGCGCACCGACAAGTGGGCGGCGCTTCTCAGATGCCCTCGGGTTTCCTGCGCAATGCGACCTTTGATGGGCCGTCACGTTGA